From Nitratidesulfovibrio vulgaris str. Hildenborough, a single genomic window includes:
- the dxs gene encoding 1-deoxy-D-xylulose-5-phosphate synthase, protein MTDSTIPGLLARIQRPTDVAGLSADDLRTLAADLRTAIIDTVSKNGGHLAPSLGVVELTLAMLSTFDPGKDKVVWDVGHQAYAWKLLTGRAADFHTLRRRHGISGFPKPCESEYDHFGVGHSSTSISAALGMALARDLAGDDHHVVAVIGDGSLTAGLAFEGLNQAGDMGRRLIVILNDNEMSISRNVGALSLFLSRNLSKGWARRVKRDVETALKSIPGIGDEMVAYAKRSEHSLKSFFTPGMLFEAFQFNYIGPVDGHDVKALVRNLELAKTNDRPVLLHVLTRKGKGYTPAEANPAFFHGVGRFEPETGRARKPGDTPVLPTYTDVFGETLCRLADMDERIVAITAAMPEGTGTNCFRERHPDRFVDVGICEQHAVTFAAGLAIQGYRPFVAIYSTFLQRSYDQIVHDVCIQKLPVVLCLDRAGLVGEDGPTHHGAFDLSFLRHIPHMSIIAPRDEADLQAAMYTALHLDAPLAIRYPRGVGFGIPLAESPSPLPVGVGEVLKEGEGVAVIAVGSRVHPSLEAAERLAEETGRHATVFDARWVKPLPEAQLLDIVARHDALLFVEENALAGGFSSAVLELLADRNALSGKHIRRIGLPDEFVEQGTQKELRVSLGLCMDGVGKALKELFAAVGNATAS, encoded by the coding sequence ATGACCGATAGCACCATTCCAGGCCTTCTGGCGCGTATCCAGCGCCCTACCGACGTGGCGGGCCTCTCCGCAGATGACCTGCGTACCCTCGCGGCCGACCTGCGCACCGCCATCATCGATACGGTTTCCAAGAACGGCGGGCATCTCGCCCCCTCACTCGGCGTTGTGGAACTCACGCTGGCGATGCTCTCCACATTCGACCCCGGCAAGGACAAGGTCGTCTGGGACGTGGGGCATCAGGCCTACGCATGGAAGCTTCTCACTGGCCGGGCGGCCGATTTCCACACCCTGCGCCGCAGGCACGGCATCAGCGGCTTTCCGAAGCCGTGCGAGAGCGAGTACGACCATTTCGGGGTGGGGCACTCCTCCACGTCCATCTCGGCGGCACTGGGCATGGCCTTGGCGCGTGACCTCGCCGGGGATGATCATCATGTGGTGGCCGTCATCGGTGACGGTTCGCTCACGGCCGGGCTGGCCTTCGAGGGGCTGAATCAGGCTGGTGACATGGGCAGGCGGCTCATCGTCATCCTCAATGACAACGAGATGTCCATCTCGAGGAACGTGGGGGCGCTCTCGCTGTTCCTCAGCCGCAACCTGTCCAAGGGGTGGGCGCGTCGCGTCAAACGCGATGTGGAGACGGCCCTCAAGTCCATTCCCGGCATCGGCGACGAGATGGTCGCCTACGCCAAGCGCAGCGAACACAGCCTGAAGAGCTTCTTCACCCCGGGGATGCTGTTCGAGGCGTTCCAGTTCAACTACATCGGGCCTGTGGACGGGCACGATGTGAAGGCGCTGGTCCGTAACCTCGAACTGGCGAAGACCAACGACAGGCCCGTGCTGCTGCATGTGCTCACCCGCAAGGGAAAGGGCTATACCCCGGCCGAGGCCAACCCTGCGTTCTTCCACGGTGTGGGCCGCTTCGAACCGGAGACGGGCAGGGCACGCAAGCCCGGCGACACTCCCGTGCTGCCCACCTATACCGATGTGTTCGGCGAGACGCTGTGCCGTCTTGCCGACATGGATGAGCGTATCGTTGCCATCACGGCAGCCATGCCGGAAGGGACGGGTACGAACTGTTTCCGCGAGCGGCATCCCGACAGGTTCGTGGATGTGGGTATCTGTGAGCAGCACGCCGTCACCTTCGCCGCCGGTCTCGCCATTCAGGGTTATCGCCCCTTCGTCGCCATCTATTCCACGTTCCTGCAACGTTCCTATGACCAGATAGTGCACGACGTGTGCATCCAGAAACTGCCCGTGGTGCTGTGCCTCGACCGTGCCGGACTGGTGGGCGAGGACGGGCCGACCCATCATGGGGCGTTCGACCTGTCGTTCCTGCGCCACATCCCGCACATGAGCATCATCGCACCGCGTGACGAGGCCGACCTTCAGGCTGCCATGTACACGGCGCTGCATCTCGATGCCCCGCTGGCGATACGGTATCCGCGTGGCGTGGGCTTCGGCATTCCGCTGGCGGAGTCGCCATCGCCATTGCCTGTCGGCGTGGGTGAAGTGCTCAAGGAAGGCGAAGGCGTAGCCGTCATCGCCGTCGGCAGCCGCGTCCATCCGTCACTGGAGGCCGCCGAAAGGCTGGCGGAGGAGACGGGCAGACACGCCACCGTCTTCGACGCCCGATGGGTGAAACCTTTGCCGGAGGCGCAGCTTCTGGACATCGTCGCCCGCCATGACGCCTTGCTCTTCGTGGAGGAGAATGCCCTCGCCGGTGGCTTCTCGTCTGCGGTCCTCGAACTGCTGGCAGACCGGAACGCTCTTTCAGGCAAGCATATCCGTCGCATCGGGTTGCCCGACGAATTCGTCGAACAGGGTACGCAGAAGGAACTGCGGGTCTCTCTGGGCCTCTGTATGGACGGCGTCGGAAAGGCCCTGAAAGAGCTTTTTGCCGCCGTGGGGAACGCGACCGCTTCATAG
- a CDS encoding MarC family protein — MFQTFSMQDAFEVALPLFLIMDPVGNAAASLAILREHTPSRQRAIIRRELVFALAIVLLFHFLGDALLGLLDIEQSTLRLSGGIILFIIAMKMVFPPAQENDPEAVTRDPFIVPIAVPLIAGPSLLAAVMVYARQAQAGMMGQASVLGGVLMAWGATALIMAFTPDLARILGPRAMRAMERLMGLILILMAVQMLENGIRIFVQSL; from the coding sequence ATGTTCCAGACCTTCTCCATGCAGGACGCCTTCGAAGTGGCCCTGCCCCTCTTTCTCATCATGGACCCGGTCGGCAACGCCGCCGCCAGCCTCGCCATACTCCGCGAACACACCCCGTCGCGCCAGCGGGCCATCATCCGCCGCGAACTCGTGTTCGCCCTCGCCATCGTGCTGCTCTTCCACTTCCTCGGCGATGCGCTTCTGGGGCTTCTCGACATCGAGCAATCGACGCTGCGTCTTTCGGGGGGCATCATCCTGTTCATCATCGCCATGAAGATGGTCTTTCCCCCCGCACAGGAGAACGACCCCGAAGCCGTCACCCGCGACCCGTTCATCGTGCCCATCGCCGTACCGCTCATCGCCGGGCCGTCTCTTCTGGCGGCCGTCATGGTCTATGCGAGGCAGGCGCAGGCGGGCATGATGGGACAGGCGAGCGTCCTTGGCGGCGTGCTCATGGCATGGGGTGCCACTGCGCTCATCATGGCCTTCACCCCCGACCTTGCCCGTATTCTCGGGCCGCGCGCGATGCGCGCCATGGAACGGCTGATGGGCCTCATCCTCATCCTCATGGCCGTGCAGATGCTGGAGAATGGCATCCGCATCTTCGTGCAGAGTCTGTGA